One window of the Salvia miltiorrhiza cultivar Shanhuang (shh) chromosome 6, IMPLAD_Smil_shh, whole genome shotgun sequence genome contains the following:
- the LOC130989811 gene encoding protein trichome birefringence-like 19, translating into MMKSQMRKKSRKLAPIAALTLLLSISLYLSFIGDSSHHKLPQTLPSHHDPPQFDQCDLFSGEWVPNPDAPCYTNETCYAIQEHQNCLKFGRPDTGYLKWRWKPDACDLPLFQPDRFLQLMRGKSLAFVGDSVSRNHMQSLICLLSKVALPKEFSESGKQIWHRYREHDFNISIFWTPFLVKTGILDPSLNRPFDIYLDEFDDTWSDQIANFDYVILSAGHWFFRPSYLYLNRRLHGCVYCPEPDSNITHLAPSFAFRRAFRTALRAINEAAGYGGVTFVRTFAPSHFEGGAWDQGGNCLRTEPFRRNETALEERFMEIYAIQLEELGIARRAERRNGGRYVLFDTTKPMLLRPDGHPSKYGHLPGAKLVMPNDCVHWCLPGPIDAWSDFLQELLRREMGHK; encoded by the exons ATGATGAAATCCCAAATGCGAAAGAAATCACGAAAGCTAGCTCCAATCGCAGCCCTAACACTCCTCCTATCAATCTCTCTATACCTCTCCTTCATCGGCGATTCCTCCCACCACAAACTACCCCAAACTCTCCCTTCACACCACGATCCGCCCCAATTCGACCAATGCGACCTGTTTTCCGGCGAATGGGTGCCGAATCCGGACGCCCCCTGCTACACCAATGAGACCTGCTATGCGATTCAGGAACACCAGAATTGCCTCAAATTCGGCCGCCCCGACACCGGCTACCTCAAATGGAGGTGGAAGCCCGACGCCTGCGACCTCCCCCTCTTCCAACCCGACCGCTTCCTCCAATTGATGCGGGGAAAATCGTTAGCGTTTGTTGGTGATTCCGTCTCCAGAAATCACATGCAGTCCTTGATTTGCCTCTTGTCCAag GTTGCTCTGCCGAAAGAGTTCTCAGAATCTGGGAAGCAAATATGGCACCGATACAGAGAGCACGATTTCAACATTTCAATATTCTGGACGCCGTTTCTGGTGAAGACCGGAATCCTAGACCCTTCCCTCAATCGCCCCTTCGATATATACCTCGACGAGTTCGACGACACGTGGTCCGACCAGATCGCGAATTTCGACTACGTCATCCTCTCCGCCGGCCACTGGTTCTTCCGGCCGAGCTACTTGTACCTCAACCGCCGCCTCCACGGCTGCGTCTACTGCCCGGAGCCGGACTCCAACATCACGCACCTCGCGCCGTCCTTCGCCTTCCGCCGCGCCTTCCGGACGGCCCTCCGCGCCATCAACGAAGCCGCCGGCTACGGCGGCGTGACGTTCGTGCGGACGTTCGCGCCGTCGCACTTCGAGGGCGGCGCGTGGGACCAGGGCGGGAACTGCCTGCGGACGGAGCCGTTTAGGAGGAACGAGACGGCGCTGGAGGAGCGGTTCATGGAGATCTACGCGATCCAGCTGGAGGAGCTGGGAATTGCACGGAGAGCAGAGAGGCGAAACGGAGGGAGGTATGTGCTGTTTGATACGACCAAGCCCATGTTGCTGAGGCCCGATGGGCATCCTAGCAAATATGGGCATTTGCCAGGGGCAAAATTGGTAATGCCCAATGACTGCGTGCATTGGTGTTTGCCTGGCCCCATTGATGCTTGGAGTGATTTTTTGCAGGAATTGTTGAGGAGAGAAATGGGTCacaaatag